A single genomic interval of Syntrophobotulus glycolicus DSM 8271 harbors:
- a CDS encoding CDP-alcohol phosphatidyltransferase family protein, producing MIEIKHVPNILTGSRIIFSLGLLFVNPLSAEFFILYLLCGTTDVLDGYLARRTGIASSFGATFDSIADFIFFGIVLIVFIPLIQCPWWVLLWIGLIVSVRFTTLGVGYAKYQEISFLHTYANKATGAALFFFPFIDQLFGLKVTALLVCGAATFSALEELVITLTSKELKKDTRSFFVK from the coding sequence TTGATAGAAATAAAACACGTGCCTAACATCCTGACAGGATCCCGAATCATTTTTTCTCTCGGTCTGCTGTTTGTGAACCCATTATCCGCTGAATTTTTTATCCTCTATCTTTTATGTGGGACAACCGATGTTTTGGATGGTTATCTGGCCAGAAGAACCGGCATTGCTAGTTCGTTCGGCGCAACATTTGACAGTATTGCCGATTTCATTTTTTTCGGTATAGTACTCATTGTTTTTATTCCGCTAATTCAATGTCCATGGTGGGTTTTATTATGGATAGGCCTTATCGTGTCGGTGCGTTTCACCACCTTAGGAGTGGGTTATGCAAAATATCAAGAGATCTCTTTTCTGCACACATACGCAAACAAGGCAACGGGGGCGGCGCTGTTTTTCTTTCCTTTTATTGATCAGCTATTTGGCCTGAAGGTGACGGCGCTATTGGTATGCGGGGCAGCAACCTTTTCAGCGCTTGAAGAACTGGTTATCACTTTGACCTCAAAAGAACTGAAAAAAGACACACGGAGCTTTTTCGTCAAATGA
- a CDS encoding AbrB/MazE/SpoVT family DNA-binding domain-containing protein, with amino-acid sequence MIMMLSELRAKSQITIPKELVERLGLSEGDKLEIYEKDGVIYLMPVVVYPKKYLDELRKEIEIAKAKIASGKQPVFDNVEALFAKLEEN; translated from the coding sequence ATGATCATGATGTTGTCTGAGCTGCGGGCCAAATCACAGATTACGATACCGAAAGAACTTGTTGAACGGCTGGGACTTTCCGAAGGCGACAAATTGGAAATTTACGAAAAAGACGGCGTGATTTATCTTATGCCGGTAGTTGTATATCCAAAAAAATATCTCGACGAGCTTCGGAAAGAAATCGAAATAGCAAAAGCAAAAATAGCCTCCGGCAAACAGCCTGTCTTTGATAATGTGGAGGCACTATTTGCAAAACTAGAGGAAAACTGA